One genomic segment of Chelonia mydas isolate rCheMyd1 chromosome 1, rCheMyd1.pri.v2, whole genome shotgun sequence includes these proteins:
- the TRABD gene encoding traB domain-containing protein isoform X4: MQEEQQPEAAADPMSSSDAPEDDQKETSDASPNIYVHILIKLVADADAFKILLDMKMKKRQKKPNLPSTVTELVTEEGSKVFVVGTAHFSDSSKRDVVKTIQEVQPDVVVVELCQYRVSMLKMDEKTLLKEAKEINLEKLQQAIKQNGVMSGLMQMLLLKVSAHITEQLGMAPGGEFREAFKEAGKVPFCKFHLGDRPIPVTFKRAIAALSFWQKVKLAWGLCFLSDPISKDDVEKCKQKDLLEQMMAEMIGEFPDLHRTIVSERDIYLTYMLKQAAKRIELPRASETEPRKCIPSVVVGVVGMGHVPGIEKNWNTDLNIQEIMSVPPPSTSSKVLRFVIKATVFGLMGYGCYRVGQRTVQFVLSLPTTQNCLQRLMEIRPRH, encoded by the exons ATGCAGGAGGAGCAACAGCCCGAG GCTGCTGCAGATCCAATGTCCTCCTCCGATGCACCGGAAGATGACCAAAAGGAAACTTCAGACGCATCACCAAATATTT ACGtgcatattttaataaaacttgtagcTGATGCAGATGCATTTAAAATTCTCCTGGACATGAAGATGAAGAAGAGACAGAAAAAGCCCAATCTACCAAGCACCGTGACCGAACTCGTCACTGAGGAAGGGTCTAAGGTGTTCGTGGTTGGTACTGCCCACTTCAGTGACAGCAGCAAAAGAGATGTAGTGAAG ACAATACAGGAGGTGCAGCCCGATGTGGTTGTGGTTGAGCTCTGCCAATACAGAGTTTCTATGTTAAAGATGGATGAAAAGACATTACTAAAGGAAGCCAAAGAAATCAATCTGGAGAAACTTCAGCAAGCCATAAAGCAG AATGGAGTCATGTCAGGACTGATGCAAATGCTTCTGCTGAAGGTCTCTGCTCACATCACAGAACAGCTGGGAATGGCCCCAGGAGGGGAATTCAGGGAGGCTTTCAAAGAG GCTGGTAAAGTACCTTTCTGTAAGTTTCATCTTGGGGACAGACCTATCCCTGTTACGTTTAAGAGAGCCATCGCTGCACTTTCTTTCTGGCAAAAAGTCAAGCTTGCCTGGGGCCTGTGCTTCTTATCTGACCCAATCAG TAAAGATGACGTGGAGAAGTGTAAACAGAAGGATTTACTGGAGCAGATGATGGCTGAAATGATTGGAGAATTTCCTGATCTTCATCGAACAATTGTATCGGAGCGAGATATTTACTTGACCTACATGTTGAAGCAAGCAGCTAAGCGAATAGAACTACCTCGTGCTTCAGAAA cTGAACCCAGAAAATGTATTCCGTCTGTTGTAGTTGGAGTGGTTGGGATGGGTCATGTGCCTGGAATAGAAAAGAACTGGAACACTGACTTAAACATCCAGGAAATCATGAG TGTGCCTCCACCGTCAACTTCGAGTAAGGTTCTCAGATTTGTCATAAAGGCAACAGTTTTCGGACTGATGGGATATGGCTGCTACCGGGTAGGACAAAGGACAGTTCAGTTTGTTCTCTCGTTGCCAACAACACAGAACTGTCTTCAGAGGCTGATGGAAATTAGACCTCGACATTGA